The Salvia miltiorrhiza cultivar Shanhuang (shh) chromosome 1, IMPLAD_Smil_shh, whole genome shotgun sequence genome has a window encoding:
- the LOC131005645 gene encoding riboflavin biosynthesis protein PYRD, chloroplastic-like yields the protein MAISISSMYAQTLPPPLPIHTSHNPTFLPNSRFGLCNSPKRVSETKTSSRNSARLAVIRCGEMQADKFDHVHYMRRCIELARKAIGCTSPNPMVGCVIVKDGKIVGEGFHPKAGQPHAEVFALRDAGDLAENGTAYVSLEPCNHYGRTPPCSEALIKARVKNVVVGMVDPNPIVASTGVKKLQDAGIEVTVGVEEELCKRLNEAYIHYMLTRKPYVTLRYSMSLDGHLLDQVGEEAVECGGYYSKLLQEYDAIIVPSAALAEKSSIPISKEPGANQPLKIVLSKCWNPLTKIPALEDDGASKLLIVTEKDTGDKQQTLQGVHTLSLEKISLLEILEHCKNQGLCSVLLDLTGNVVDFEDIIKEGFEQNLFQKLVVEVLPFLGGDHERYLRNVDLKGKVKKLTSSVHGKSVLLEGYF from the exons ATGGCGATATCCATCTCCAGTATGTATGCTCAAACGCTCCCTCCTCCACTTCCCATCCACACTTCCCACAATCCAACCTTCTTACCAAACTCAAGATTTGGGCTCTGCAATTCACCGAAAAGGGTGTCCGAAACGAAAACTAGTTCGAGAAATAGTGCTCGTTTGGCTGTGATCAGATGCGGCGAAATGCAAGCAGATAAATTTGACCACGTGCATTATATGAGGCGCTGCATTGAGCTCGCAAGGAAGGCGATTGGCTGCACCAGTCCTAATCCCATGGTTGGTTGTGTGATTGTCAAGGATGGCAAGATTGTTGGAGAAGGCTTCCACCCTAAAGCTGGCCAGCCTCATGCTGAG GTTTTTGCATTGAGAGACGCGGGTGATTTGGCCGAGAATGGAACAGCATATGTTAGTTTAGAACCGTGCAATCATTATGGAAGAACTCCACCTTGCTCCGAAGCATTGATCAAAGCTCGAGTGAAAAATGTGGTGGTCGGTATGGTGGATCCTAATCCCATTGTCGCTTCAACGGGGGTGAAAAAACTGCAAGACGCAGGTATTGAAGTGACTGTTGGAGTCGAGGAAGAACTCTGCAAAAGGCTTAACGAGGCCTATATCCATTATATGCTTACAAGAAAGCCATATGTTACTCTGAG GTATTCCATGTCGCTTGATGGCCATTTACTAGATCAGGTTGGTGAAGAAGCTGTGGAGTGTGGCGGATACTATTCAAAACTGCTGCAAGAATACGATGCTATCATAGTTCCTTCTGCTGCATTGGCTGAGAAGTCGTCTATTCCCATTTCTAAAGAACCCGGAGCCAATCAGCCTCTCAAAATCGTGCTGTCAAAATGTTGGAATCCCCTGACCAAGATTCCTGCTCTCGAAGATGATGGAGCTTCCAAACTGTTGATAGTCACTGAGAAAGACACGGGCGACAAGCAACAGACTCTGCAAGGAGTCCATACACTGTCTCTGGAAAAGATAAGTCTACTTGAAATTCTTGAACACTGCAAGAATCAAGGACTCTGCAGTGTCTTGCTGGATCTGACGGGTAACGTTGTGGATTTTGAGGATATAATTAAAGAGGGCTTCGAACAAAACTTGTTCCAGAAATTGGTGGTCGAGGTGCTGCCATTTTTGGGAGGCGATCACGAGAGATATCTGAGAAATGTGGACCTAAAAGGAAAGGTGAAGAAATTGACATCATCTGTCCATGGCAAAAGTGTTCTACTTGAAGGATATTTCTGA
- the LOC131012486 gene encoding dirigent protein 1-like → MAKLNINYPILVVFTLLIATQVSPRNLGDEEDELRLDYICLHNQKLTKIHFYVQDLSGGPNGTVHELARAAVSTDELFSFGKIYVVDDVLTIGPGRGSGDLGRAQGIFTSADMKTTAMAMNFNIVFTSGEFNGSTLSIAGRNQVLDRQRRMAVVGGTGVFRFTRGHAVTATYSTAVGEDSSLYLVIEYFIYTTFCSM, encoded by the coding sequence ATGGCAAAGCTGAATATTAATTATCCAATTTTGGTTGTTTTCACTTTGTTGATAGCCACACAAGTTAGCCCTAGAAATTTAggtgatgaagaagatgagctACGCCTCGATTACATCTGCCTTCACAATCAAAAGCTAACCAAAATCCACTTCTACGTCCAAGACCTGTCGGGGGGCCCGAACGGCACGGTGCACGAACTCGCACGCGCCGCCGTCTCCACGGACGAGCTGTTCTCGTTCGGGAAAATCTACGTGGTGGACGACGTGCTCACCATCGGGCCCGGCCGCGGCTCGGGGGACTTGGGGAGGGCCCAGGGTATCTTTACCTCCGCCGACATGAAGACGACGGCGATGGCGATGAACTTCAACATCGTCTTCACGTCGGGGGAGTTCAACGGGAGCACCCTCAGCATTGCCGGCCGGAATCAGGTGCTGGACCGGCAGCGCCGCATGGCCGTCGTCGGGGGAACCGGTGTGTTCCGGTTCACGCGAGGCCACGCCGTCACCGCCACTTACTCAACCGCCGTCGGGGAGGATTCTTCGCTCTATCTTGTTATCGAATACTTTATTTACACCACCTTTTGTTCCATGTGA
- the LOC131005646 gene encoding uncharacterized protein LOC131005646: MSGGGGIRESEVVCLLLREVMRHHLIQLAIVVAYVGKLTSRKRRSVGSASTYGKISRMPTQGRHLGRLIGENDIDCISNLRMDRNTFGRLCHILRDRGGLRDGDYVLVEEQVAMFLSVLAHHKKNRVVGFDFWRSGQTISRYVHAVLGAVLRLHETFLSKPEAVRDDCTDARWQWFKGCLGALDGTYVSVLVSNTDKPRYRTRKGEISTNILAVCDRNLQFVYALSGWEGSASDSRILRDALNRPHGLKVPKGNYYLADNGYANCEGFLTPFKGVRYHLKEWGPLAARPQNKEELFNLRHSKARNVIERAFGILKMRWGILRSNTFYPIKSQNRLIMSCFLLNNFIRKEMTVDPVELQFDSMDEPNDGVGADHEEFVQTTESSPQWNAKREELADEMWLQYLNTN; the protein is encoded by the exons ATGTCTGGGGGGGGAGGTATCCGCGAATCTGAAGTCGTATGTTTGCTCCTGCGGGAAGTGATGCGTCACCATTTGATTCAATTAGCTATAGTTGTTGCGTATGTTGGTAAGCTAACCTCAAGAAAAAGAAGGAGTGTAGGGTCAGCTTCTACATATGGCAAGATCTCGCGTATGCCTACTCAGGGTAGGCACTTAGGAAGACTAATTGGTGAAAATGATATAGATTGTATTTCAAACCTTCGGATGGACCGTAATACCTTTGGTCGGCTGTGTCATATACTACGGGATAGGGGGGGATTACGAGATGGGGATTATGTTCTCGTGGAGGAACAGGTTGCTATGTTTCTCTCGGTTCTAGCCCACCACAAAAAGAATAGAGTAGTAGGCTTTGATTTTTGGCGGTCGGGACAAACAATATCCCGTTACGTGCACGCGGTATTGGGTGCTGTTCTGCGTTTACACGAGACATTTTTATCAAAACCCGAAGCTGTTAGGGATGATTGCACAGACGCAAGGTGGCAATGGTTCAAG GGTTGTTTAGGAGCTTTGGATGGCACATATGTGAGTGTTTTGGTTAGCAATACGGACAAGCCGAGATACAGGACAAGGAAAGGtgaaatctccacaaatatTTTAGCCGTTTGTGATAGGAACTTGCAATTTGTGTATGCGTTGTCTGGATGGGAAGGCTCAGCGTCAGATAGTAGGATCTTACGAGATGCTTTAAACAGGCCCCACGGCTTGAAAGTGCCCAAGG GGAATTATTATTTGGCAGACAATGGTTACGCAAATTGCGAGGGATTTCTTACCCCGTTCAAGGGAGTTCGATACCACTTGAAGGAGTGGGGACCCTTGGCTGCCCGTCCTCAAAATAAGGAGGAGCTCTTTAATCTTAGGCATAGCAAGGCACGGAATGTAATCGAAAGGGCTTTCGGAATACTTAAGATGCGCTGGGGAATTCTCAGATCTAATACGTTCTACCCTATAAAAAGCCAAAACAGATTAATAATGTCgtgttttttattaaataatttcattCGTAAGGAGATGACGGTTGACCCAGTGGAGCTTCAATTTGATTCGATGGATGAGCCCAATGATGGTGTAGGGGCTGATCACGAGGAGTTTGTACAGACGACTGAGTCTTCACCTCAATGGAATGCGAAGAGGGAAGAATTAGCAGATGAAATGTGGTTGCAATATTTAAATACTAATTAG
- the LOC131005648 gene encoding uncharacterized protein LOC131005648 yields the protein MDPDPLAGSTGNAPRKVKFKPKAPPKRVKKEVLPKAEKEEDDIDEAKAEHLLRRFHETSSGRPKTEKKVSLAQVAFGIGGSSGNIKSYRPANNASSGVAKVAKEYKEPWDYYTYYPVTLPVRRPYAGNPELLDKEEFGEDQERPESEELATNAAQELGLLDEGQENNMFFLQLPRMLPTIAHSSDSKVPEPKSTNPLKGRDKSQNPCKLESLPEGLIGKMLVYKSGAVKLKIGDAIYDVSAGLKCMFAQDVVAINAERKHCCNFGELTKRAVASPDIDSMLEIIAEL from the exons ATGGATCCTGATCCGTTGGCTGGTTCCACCGGCAATGCGCCAAGGAAG GTGAAATTTAAACCAAAAGCTCCTCCCAAGAGAGTTAAAAAAGAAGTCCTCCCTAAAGC TGAGAAAGAAGAAGATGACATTGATGAGGCGAAGGCAGAGCATCTTCTACGCCGCTTTCAT GAAACATCTTCAGGGAGGCCTAAGACTGAAAAGAAAG TTTCGCTTGCTCAAGTTGCATTTGGTATTGGAGGATCATCTGGAAACATTAAGTCATATCGTCCTGCCAATAACGCATCTTCCG GGGTTGCCAAAGTGGCGAAAGAATACAAGGAACCGTGG GATTACTATACGTATTATCCAGTAACGCTTCCTGTGAGAAGGCCTTATGCAGGAAATCCAG AACTTCTCGATAAGGAAGAATTCGGTGAAGATCAAGAGAGACCGGAATCTGAAGAACTTGCAACAAATGCAGCTCAAGAACTCGGTCTCTTG GATGAAGGTCAAGAGAATAACATGTTCTTCCTTCAGTTGCCAAGGATGTTGCCCACGATTGCACATTCATCTGATTCAAAAGTCCCGGAACCCAAGAGCACAAACCCCTTAAAGGGTCGAGACAAATCTCAAAACCCCTGTAAATTGGAATCACTACCAGAAGGTTTGATTGGGAAAATGTTGGTATATAAGAGTGGTGCTGTAAAGTTGAAGATCGGAGATGCAATATACGAC GTATCTGCAGGACTGAAGTGTATGTTTGCTCAAGATGTTGTTGCCATCAATGCGGAGAGGAAACATTGTTGCAACTTTGGGGAACTGACCAAGCGGGCAGTCGCATCCCCCGACATAGACAGCATGCTAGAAATTATAGCTGAGTTATGA